The following are from one region of the Arachis duranensis cultivar V14167 chromosome 10, aradu.V14167.gnm2.J7QH, whole genome shotgun sequence genome:
- the LOC107468901 gene encoding kinetochore protein SPC25 homolog yields MALLDAIASAKARVEGLKASIEQQQTKKQEFAEFLAQQSLALAASEGRTNERIEHDETQEAISWYNRVLGFHVEGGHGVKFTFKNINMNNPNEEYSFTIRHENNTYTLLSCEPSLENTEDLIHELNKTNGLFKFARVMRKKFQEAVIQGGFVQTTVEHEESMLMSASAPVLSMSSARSDTTAEGINDHVEPVKVNSNINKQHIQRRVNSGILSPGSASSIRRSPRLKV; encoded by the exons ATGGCCTTGTTGGATGCTATTGCCTCTGCAAAGGCTAGAGTGGAAGGCCTTAAGGCAAGCATTGAGCAGCAGCAGACAAAGAAACAAGAGTTTGCGGAATTTCTCGCTCAACAGTCTCTTG CTTTGGCAGCATCTGAAGGGAGGACAAATGAAAGAATTGAACATGATGAAACACAGGAGGCCATCTCTTGGTACAATAGGGTCCTTGGCTTTCATGTTGAAGGTGGACACG GAGTAAAATTCACATTCAAGAATATAAACATGAACAACCCAAATGAGGAATATTCTTTTACCATCCGCCATGAAAACAATACTTACACAT TGTTAAGTTGTGAACCTTCCCTTGAAAACACAGAAGATCTGATCCATGAATTAAACAAGACAAATGGGTTATTTAAATTTGCTAGAGTAATGAGGAAAAAGTTCCAGGAGGCAGTGATACAAG GGGGTTTTGTTCAGACTACAGTTGAACATGAAGAATCTATGTTGATGTCTGCATCTGCTCCAGTTTTATCAATGTCATCTGCTAGAAGTGATACTACAGCTGAGGGAATCAATGATCATGTTGAGCCTGTTAAAGTTAATTCAAATATTAACAAACAACATATTCAAAGAAGGGTAAATTCAGGAATTCTATCTCCTGGTTCCGCATCATCCATTCGCCGGTCTCCTCGTTTGAAGGTATGA